The DNA segment CGGGCTCGATCTTGCCGACTGCGTCCAGTGCTACTCCTGCGAGACCGTCTGCCCGCGCTCCGTCAGCATCGGCGGGATCATCAACGCCGTCTACGAGACAGAACGCCTGCAGCCGGTCTTTAGAAGGATGCTCCTCGACCGGGGGGGCCTTCCACCCCAGGCGTTTCTTCCGCTTTACACCGGCAGGGGCCGCTTCCGGAAGTTCATCGTAAAGGCCGTCCGACACCCGTATCCGGTGGACGGCAGGGCGATCGACGAGGTCAGGCGGCTGCTGCTCCATCCGGTCGACGCGTCGGCCTTCTCGGCCCCCGGACACCCCGCGCAGAGGCGGCCGCTCGCCCGTCCCGACCGGGTCTTTCACCTCAACTCCTGCTGCGCCTTCAACTACCCCGGCGCGGACCTCTCGCAGAAGACGATCCTTGCCGCCCTCGGCGTCCGTTACGAGACCTCCCCGATGCAGACCTGCTGCGGGGGTGCCCCGCACTACATGGGCGGGGCAGGTTTTGCCGACCGGCTGCTCCTCACCGCACGGAACCTCAGCGTCATCCGCGACGCGTTCGAACCCGGCGGCGAGATCGCCGTTACCGGCATATGCCCGACCTGCAGCGACTCGTATGCTGCCGCACTCGACATGCTCTCGCTGAAGGGCAACAGGGAGGTGGTGAACGAAGCGCTGGCGAGGATCGGCCGGGAAGTGAACGATCCGGGGGCGTTTACGGTGGCAAACGTTCTCGACCTCTATCCCCTCTATCTCGAGGAACTGCGGCGGCTCGTCGAGACACGGCTCACCGGGCTCGCCGTCGGGGTGCATGTCAGCTGCCACTACCGGAAGATGAACGGCAGCCTTGCCGTCCCGCCGGGACTGCAGGATCTTGCGGCGGTGACGGGAGCGAGGATCACGAGAAGCGTGATGGAGCACTACTGCTGCGGCGGGGTCAAGAACCTCTTCGACCGGCACCGGAAAGGCCGCCCGGGGGAACTCTCACGGCTGAACCGGCTCGTCCGCCAGGACTTTATGAACCATCGCCTGGACGTGATGGTCGTCGACTGTCCGGGGTGCGAACTGGTCTACGACCACATGGGGGTGCCGGTGCTCCATATCACCGAGCTCCTGGCACTCGCAATGGGCGCCGACCCGAGGGAGACGATCCGCATCCAGGGTCACATGACCTCGCTTTCGGGGGAAATCGGCCGGATAGGGATTCTTTAAGGGGAGACGGATACCGGTGGAGGGTGCGCGATCCCCGTCACGAAGAGCGGCACGGGGCACGGCACCAAACGGCCGGGTGCGGTCTTCGGCATGGCCGCAGCCATGTTTGCGCAACCGCCCGAGACCGCAGGCGGTCCGGCACCTGCCGGGCTGCCACCGTAAATCACTTATTACCGGGGATGTGATTTGTTTATATAATTTTTACAGGATAAAACATCAAGGGGGCAGAACACCCGTATGAATAGAGCGGATTCGATATCAACCATATCTCAAGAGGCGTTTCGGATTCTCGACGAGCCCGGCGCAGGTATTCTCGTGCTCGATCGGAAGATGCAGGTGTTCTGGGCAAATGCATTTGCCATGGATATTCTCTGTGCACGCGAAGAGGAGATCCTCGGATTCGACGCCCGCCGGATCCTCGACGCACGTCTGGCGCCGCTTCTGCAGGAGAGGGACGTTGCCAGGAGACTCCTCGCCACGATGAACAACGGAACCGAGATGTCCGGTCTCGA comes from the Methanoculleus marisnigri JR1 genome and includes:
- a CDS encoding heterodisulfide reductase-related iron-sulfur binding cluster, which encodes MLGRAIPEPDREVIRDAITDGAIRHLLHEEDPRLRNFRLCNACGSCTPYCPARINDPGANGDPGYLARKVTAALQAGRRPGLDLADCVQCYSCETVCPRSVSIGGIINAVYETERLQPVFRRMLLDRGGLPPQAFLPLYTGRGRFRKFIVKAVRHPYPVDGRAIDEVRRLLLHPVDASAFSAPGHPAQRRPLARPDRVFHLNSCCAFNYPGADLSQKTILAALGVRYETSPMQTCCGGAPHYMGGAGFADRLLLTARNLSVIRDAFEPGGEIAVTGICPTCSDSYAAALDMLSLKGNREVVNEALARIGREVNDPGAFTVANVLDLYPLYLEELRRLVETRLTGLAVGVHVSCHYRKMNGSLAVPPGLQDLAAVTGARITRSVMEHYCCGGVKNLFDRHRKGRPGELSRLNRLVRQDFMNHRLDVMVVDCPGCELVYDHMGVPVLHITELLALAMGADPRETIRIQGHMTSLSGEIGRIGIL